A window from Leptospira meyeri encodes these proteins:
- a CDS encoding ArsR/SmtB family transcription factor: MKIKTELSKQQLEQAIKGIQGIAHPIRLLILYTLAKEEKTVGQLVELLGTSQSAASQHLSKMKNNGILESRKSSNQVFYSLKDPKFKDLIQTIVKVYKK, translated from the coding sequence ATGAAAATAAAAACAGAACTCTCGAAACAACAATTGGAACAAGCCATTAAAGGAATACAAGGTATTGCCCACCCTATTCGTTTATTGATTCTATACACCCTTGCAAAAGAAGAAAAAACAGTCGGCCAACTTGTCGAGTTATTAGGAACAAGTCAATCGGCTGCCTCTCAACACTTAAGTAAGATGAAAAACAACGGAATCTTAGAATCACGAAAGTCCTCAAACCAAGTATTTTATAGTTTAAAGGACCCTAAATTCAAAGATTTGATCCAAACGATTGTCAAAGTGTATAAAAAGTAA